The genomic DNA TAATCTAAAAACTTAACGCTTGAATTTGATTCCAACAGAGTTGTAAATTATAAGATGGTTAAATATAACCTTAAATTTCATACATGTAATATATGTAGTATATTTTAGTTAATGcgacaataatatttaaaattaaaagcagttcctgatattatattaaataaaaaatgaaacatacCTGTAAaacgtaaataaaaaattaatattgattGCATAAATTTGGGAGGAAGCCATTTTCTGTCATCTACGCATCTACCTACACACTGAAGCTTAAAGTGCAATCTCTACGTTGAAATACACACAGCACTAACTGACTATCATATCTACGCGCTGTATGGTGTGTAATATTTTCGGCGTAATCGAAGTAAATAACGCGATCCGTTCGTTTCATTATACGGGAGAAAAAAGGGGTTTTTCTCCTAACAGTGTCACAATGTTTTTTGCGTTCATCTAAACAAACCAAAAAGGAAAGGAGACAAAGATGATGTTTTGCTGTTTGAGAAACTGTTTTGACGGCCTTGGCTTCGCCGCAACTCAAACACAGAAGAGAGGACCAAATCCTATATCTTTAGATACATCCTACATGGGTAATTTTTACCTTCTATTACTGAAATAACGTTAATAATAGTGTTTGAGAATGTTAATAGTATTCATATCATTGTATTTGCATAAAATTTACGTTTTTAACCGTTCCGCAAGATAAGGATATGCACTTAGTGTCACTGATGATATTTATGTATTCCGGTCATAACGAGAGTTCTGTTTTTACGTAATCTATATTAACGATAAGAAATTTTACGAGAAATAGCAGTGCTTAAGCAAAATATTACCCAATTGGTGTAGGACATGAAGTTGTGATAGTAAAAAATGGTCTAAGAGTGTGTGGTCGTGGTGGTGCCTTAACAAATGCTCCTCTTGTCCAAAGTAAaagttattttgaaattaaaatacaacAAGGTGGTATATGGGCCATTGGATTAGCCACTAGATCTACAGATCTGAACGTTACAACTGGAGGAAATGATAAAGAAAGTTGGGCTCTCAATTTTGATTCTATTGTAAGGCATAATCAGCAAGAAATACATAAGATTCAAAGTCCAGTCCAAGAAGGAGATATTATCGTAAGTATAAATTACTGGGGGATATATCAGTTCATAAATTAATAACCTTTTGTTCATCAGGGTGTGTCTTATGACCACATAGAACTTAATTTCTACTTAAATGGAAAACCGATAGGTGCTCCAGTAATGGGTATAAAGGGAACCGTGTATCCAGTACTCTAtggtaattattttcaaactaaaagaatatagtaatgttttaacaagtttaaaaaaaataatcttcCTTTATAGTGGACGATGGGGCCATTTTAGACTTAATTTTGGATAACTTTACTCATCCCCCACCCACAggttttgaaaaaattatgcTAGAGCAATCATTACTCTAGCAAAGACATTCCTACCTATTATAAGTGTCAATCTCTTTATACCTTGGCACGCAAAGCATTATATGTCCATC from Bombus huntii isolate Logan2020A chromosome 5, iyBomHunt1.1, whole genome shotgun sequence includes the following:
- the LOC126866055 gene encoding SPRY domain-containing protein 7 — translated: MMFCCLRNCFDGLGFAATQTQKRGPNPISLDTSYMGHEVVIVKNGLRVCGRGGALTNAPLVQSKSYFEIKIQQGGIWAIGLATRSTDLNVTTGGNDKESWALNFDSIVRHNQQEIHKIQSPVQEGDIIGVSYDHIELNFYLNGKPIGAPVMGIKGTVYPVLYVDDGAILDLILDNFTHPPPTGFEKIMLEQSLL